The following proteins are co-located in the Flavobacterium sp. CECT 9288 genome:
- a CDS encoding bifunctional 2-polyprenyl-6-hydroxyphenol methylase/3-demethylubiquinol 3-O-methyltransferase UbiG — MKDLFGRAILDYVTNNSPEDLITETSISEEDEMNIAYLFRSHDELPLIEQKAMQLSKGLVLDVGCGAGSHSLYLQNECKLNVQSIDISNNAIEACKLRGLHNASVQNILDLNIYENETLYDTILLLMNGTGIFGTIKEIPKYLKQLKRLLSHNGQILIDSSDIIYMFDNDEDGGKWIPSNGYYGEITFKIKYKNEIENPFPWLYLDYNTLQNAAYANGFKCELIQEGEHFDYLAKLTHLP; from the coding sequence ATGAAAGACCTTTTTGGCAGAGCCATTCTCGATTATGTTACAAATAATTCACCTGAAGATTTAATTACGGAAACTTCAATATCCGAAGAAGATGAAATGAATATTGCTTACCTGTTTCGTTCTCATGATGAGCTGCCTCTTATTGAACAAAAAGCAATGCAATTATCCAAAGGTTTGGTACTAGATGTGGGCTGCGGTGCCGGAAGTCATAGTTTGTATCTACAAAACGAATGTAAACTCAATGTACAATCAATTGATATTTCAAATAACGCCATTGAGGCCTGCAAGTTAAGAGGTCTACATAATGCAAGCGTACAGAATATATTAGATTTAAACATCTATGAAAATGAAACACTGTACGATACCATTTTATTATTAATGAATGGAACAGGTATTTTTGGAACTATAAAAGAAATCCCTAAATACCTAAAGCAACTAAAAAGATTACTGAGCCATAATGGTCAAATTTTAATAGATTCTTCAGATATCATTTATATGTTTGATAACGATGAAGACGGAGGGAAATGGATACCTAGCAATGGCTATTATGGCGAAATTACATTTAAAATAAAATATAAAAACGAGATAGAGAACCCATTTCCTTGGCTCTATTTAGATTACAATACGTTACAAAATGCTGCGTACGCAAATGGATTTAAATGTGAATTAATTCAAGAAGGAGAACATTTTGATTATTTAGCAAAACTCACACATTTACCTTAA
- a CDS encoding ABC transporter permease — translation MNLEYFIAKRLVLSKDYKSSISSPIIKIAISAIAIGMIMMIVSVATGIGLQQKIREKVAAFNGHIVISNYDSNQSDMTLVPITNKHDFYPNFSAVPAVTHIQAVVSKAGIIRTESAFEGVIFKGVGKDYKWDNIKEYLVQGRIPNTIAALNEEVVISQFIANRLNLKVGDSFNTFFMKDNGYNLRNFNIVGIFNSGFQEFDATYILGDIRHMQKINKWKSSQVGSFEVFVDDFDAIETIGEQVYEQTGSTLDSKTITEKYSYIFEWLKLFDFNIIVILIVMILVATINMVVALLVLILERMQMIGILKALGANNWSVRKIFLYNASYLIVKGLFWGNFIGITLLLIQQHFGVIQLPPENYYVNQAPVYINWTYIMALNVLTVIVCLIVLVIPSYIITKISPVRAIRYD, via the coding sequence TTGAATTTAGAATATTTCATCGCTAAGCGTCTCGTTTTATCTAAGGATTATAAAAGTAGCATTTCATCGCCTATCATAAAAATTGCTATTTCGGCAATTGCAATTGGTATGATTATGATGATTGTATCTGTAGCCACAGGTATTGGGTTGCAACAAAAAATCCGTGAGAAAGTAGCCGCTTTTAATGGTCATATCGTGATTTCTAATTATGATAGCAATCAATCTGATATGACTTTGGTACCTATTACCAATAAACACGACTTTTATCCAAATTTCTCAGCAGTTCCCGCTGTTACACACATTCAAGCTGTAGTAAGTAAAGCAGGAATCATTAGGACTGAGAGTGCTTTTGAGGGTGTTATTTTCAAAGGGGTAGGAAAAGATTATAAGTGGGATAATATAAAAGAGTATTTGGTTCAAGGAAGAATACCGAATACAATTGCAGCTTTAAATGAAGAGGTTGTGATCTCTCAATTTATAGCCAACCGGTTAAATTTAAAAGTAGGGGATTCTTTTAATACCTTTTTCATGAAAGACAATGGGTATAACTTACGGAACTTTAATATTGTTGGAATATTTAATTCGGGATTTCAGGAATTTGATGCCACTTATATTTTGGGAGATATAAGGCACATGCAAAAAATCAACAAATGGAAGTCAAGTCAAGTTGGTTCATTTGAAGTTTTTGTGGATGATTTTGATGCTATTGAAACAATTGGCGAGCAAGTTTACGAACAAACAGGTTCTACGCTCGATTCAAAAACCATTACTGAGAAATACAGTTATATATTTGAATGGCTTAAATTATTTGATTTTAATATCATTGTCATACTTATTGTCATGATTCTTGTTGCTACCATAAACATGGTTGTTGCTCTTTTAGTTTTAATTTTAGAGCGAATGCAAATGATAGGTATTCTTAAAGCGCTTGGAGCAAATAACTGGTCAGTTAGAAAAATATTTTTGTACAATGCTTCATACCTTATTGTAAAAGGTTTGTTTTGGGGTAATTTCATAGGGATTACGTTGTTGTTAATTCAGCAACACTTTGGTGTAATTCAACTTCCACCTGAAAACTATTATGTCAATCAAGCACCCGTATATATCAACTGGACCTATATAATGGCTTTAAATGTTCTTACTGTCATAGTTTGTTTAATTGTACTTGTAATTCCGTCCTATATAATTACAAAGATATCTCCAGTACGTGCAATTCGTTATGATTGA
- a CDS encoding 7-carboxy-7-deazaguanine synthase QueE: MLSKEIQLEVNKGAMLPLMEEFYTIQGEGSHTGTAAYFIRIGGCDVGCHWCDVKESWNAELHPPTSVDLIVSNASKYAETVVVTGGEPLMWDMTLLTQKLHDNNRKVHIETSGAYPLTGSWDWICLSPKKNKLPTSTVYEAAHELKVIIYNKHDFIFAEEQAEKVSANAILFLQPEWSKKEEMTPLIVDYVMQNPKWRVSLQTHKYLNIP; this comes from the coding sequence ATGTTATCAAAAGAAATACAGTTAGAGGTTAATAAAGGGGCAATGCTCCCGTTGATGGAAGAATTTTACACCATTCAAGGAGAGGGCTCTCATACAGGAACTGCTGCCTATTTTATTAGAATTGGCGGTTGTGATGTAGGTTGTCATTGGTGTGATGTTAAGGAAAGTTGGAATGCAGAGTTGCATCCGCCTACTTCAGTAGATTTAATTGTAAGTAATGCTAGTAAATATGCAGAAACTGTTGTGGTTACAGGGGGTGAACCTTTAATGTGGGACATGACTTTATTGACGCAAAAATTGCATGACAATAATAGAAAAGTTCATATTGAAACTTCTGGTGCGTATCCTTTAACAGGTTCTTGGGATTGGATTTGCTTATCGCCAAAGAAGAATAAACTACCGACTTCAACAGTCTATGAGGCTGCTCATGAGTTAAAAGTAATAATTTATAACAAGCATGATTTTATTTTTGCTGAAGAACAAGCAGAAAAAGTGTCGGCTAATGCTATTTTATTTCTTCAACCAGAATGGAGTAAAAAAGAAGAAATGACTCCATTAATCGTAGATTATGTGATGCAAAATCCAAAATGGCGCGTTTCTTTGCAAACACATAAATATTTGAATATCCCATAA
- a CDS encoding tetratricopeptide repeat protein, translating to MKNKLTTIKMNKFSTLSVAILATAFTTQAQDINQAKKAIDAEQFESAKSILKSIIKAKPTNGSAFFTLGNVYLEQNIQDSAKIFFDKGLTASEDGRLNNIGLGQMDLDKNDLTAAQAKFALALKDMKKKDIQEFIYVARAYMNAEKPDYKTAITTLTNPAIKNNQDAQLQLALGDAYYGDGKQNEAYVAYRSAFQLDNTLLKAKMQLGVLLKGAKSYDEALKAYDEVIALNPNYGPVYRELAETYYKIARNKPSQAAANYKIALGHYDKYMSLTDYSLNSRMRRADFLILIEDYAALEVEANKMIELDKVNPRIYRYLGYAAYKNGNLDVAIKALEDFIGTPGNKIIALDYLNLGLSRIKKATSADGLSVDPAGYTQGLADIKKGVEMEPLAVQSLSEVGKKMFSQKLYNEASGIFEFGANTKESTTYLDDNVYYGLAIYYANINKAKEGKADAASLQKADAAFERVLVASPTYLEAYLYRARANRLLEKDDVMVKNYEDYVAKTTALGDAELAKPAVKTKFIEAYNNIAASFANTDKAKAIEYFNKTLALDAANSYASESLKILK from the coding sequence ATGAAAAATAAATTAACTACAATTAAGATGAATAAATTCTCAACATTGAGCGTGGCTATTTTAGCAACAGCTTTTACTACACAAGCTCAAGATATTAATCAAGCAAAAAAAGCTATCGATGCAGAGCAATTCGAAAGTGCTAAGTCTATCTTGAAATCAATTATCAAAGCAAAACCAACAAATGGTTCTGCGTTTTTTACTCTTGGTAATGTATATTTAGAACAAAATATTCAGGATTCTGCAAAAATATTTTTTGACAAAGGGTTAACTGCCTCAGAAGATGGAAGACTAAATAATATTGGTCTTGGCCAAATGGATTTGGATAAAAATGATTTAACTGCAGCGCAAGCAAAGTTTGCTCTTGCATTAAAGGATATGAAAAAGAAGGATATTCAGGAGTTTATTTATGTGGCAAGAGCATATATGAATGCTGAAAAACCAGATTATAAAACAGCTATTACAACTTTGACCAATCCAGCTATTAAAAATAATCAGGATGCGCAATTGCAATTAGCTCTTGGAGATGCTTATTATGGTGATGGAAAGCAAAATGAGGCTTATGTTGCTTACAGAAGCGCTTTTCAGTTAGATAATACACTATTAAAAGCAAAAATGCAGTTAGGTGTTTTGTTAAAAGGTGCAAAGTCTTATGACGAAGCTTTAAAAGCGTATGATGAAGTAATTGCTTTAAACCCAAATTACGGTCCAGTTTACAGAGAATTAGCTGAAACGTATTATAAAATTGCACGTAATAAGCCATCACAAGCTGCTGCAAATTATAAAATTGCATTAGGTCACTATGATAAGTATATGTCTTTGACAGATTATTCACTTAACTCAAGAATGCGTCGAGCAGATTTCTTAATCTTAATTGAGGATTATGCTGCACTTGAAGTGGAAGCGAATAAAATGATTGAATTGGATAAAGTGAATCCAAGAATTTACCGTTATTTAGGTTATGCGGCTTATAAGAATGGTAATTTAGATGTTGCAATTAAAGCTTTAGAGGATTTTATTGGAACACCAGGTAATAAAATTATTGCTTTAGATTATTTGAATTTAGGTTTAAGTAGAATTAAAAAAGCAACTAGTGCTGACGGGCTTTCAGTTGATCCAGCAGGATATACTCAAGGTTTAGCCGATATTAAAAAAGGTGTTGAAATGGAACCGCTTGCTGTTCAAAGTTTAAGTGAAGTAGGTAAAAAAATGTTCTCTCAAAAATTGTATAATGAAGCTTCTGGTATCTTTGAGTTTGGAGCAAATACTAAAGAGTCTACTACTTATCTTGATGACAACGTGTATTATGGTTTAGCTATTTATTATGCAAACATCAACAAAGCAAAAGAAGGTAAAGCTGATGCTGCTTCATTACAAAAAGCTGATGCTGCATTTGAAAGAGTTTTAGTAGCTTCACCAACGTATTTGGAAGCTTACCTTTACAGAGCTAGAGCAAATAGATTGCTTGAAAAAGATGATGTCATGGTTAAAAACTACGAGGATTATGTAGCTAAAACAACTGCTCTTGGTGATGCTGAACTTGCAAAACCAGCTGTTAAGACTAAGTTTATTGAAGCTTACAATAATATAGCTGCAAGTTTTGCAAATACTGATAAAGCTAAAGCTATTGAATATTTCAACAAAACACTTGCTCTTGATGCTGCAAATAGTTACGCATCTGAGTCTTTGAAAATTTTAAAATAA
- a CDS encoding PstS family phosphate ABC transporter substrate-binding protein: MKKLSILLLSLVVLVAVLYSCNKSNKEETILKGNATIYVDETLTPIVEDQVAVFESEYDAKINLVSKSEAETLNTLFNKTSTIAILSRNLTPEEIKIFKQRKINPKITPFATDAIAFISNANNKDSLVVLQDVLHFMQGKTGTKIKGLVFDNLNSSTVRYLSDLAGIKSIPENGVFSFKTNDEVIKHVASNDGLIGVVGVNWLTQPKPAMVDFIDKVRILSVKGLKSNGYFYPSQNDIAEKKYPLARDLYIINCQGFSGLGMGFASFVGGDIGQRIVLKSGLLPVRIPTRKFTITNSQKDEK; encoded by the coding sequence ATGAAAAAATTATCTATTTTATTATTGTCTTTAGTGGTTCTTGTAGCGGTGCTTTATTCGTGTAATAAGTCAAATAAAGAAGAGACTATCTTAAAGGGTAATGCCACAATTTATGTAGATGAGACATTAACTCCTATTGTTGAAGACCAAGTGGCTGTTTTTGAAAGCGAGTATGATGCAAAAATTAATTTGGTTTCAAAATCTGAAGCTGAAACTTTGAATACACTTTTCAATAAAACTTCTACTATTGCAATTCTTTCAAGGAATCTTACTCCTGAAGAAATTAAGATATTTAAACAAAGGAAAATCAATCCTAAAATTACTCCCTTTGCTACTGATGCAATTGCTTTTATTTCAAATGCAAATAATAAAGATTCTCTTGTAGTGTTACAAGATGTATTGCATTTTATGCAAGGTAAAACAGGGACTAAAATTAAGGGTTTGGTATTTGATAATTTAAATTCAAGTACGGTTAGGTATTTAAGCGATTTAGCAGGAATTAAATCAATTCCTGAAAATGGTGTTTTTTCATTTAAAACAAACGATGAAGTAATTAAACATGTTGCTTCAAACGATGGCTTGATAGGTGTTGTAGGTGTTAACTGGCTCACGCAGCCTAAACCTGCCATGGTTGATTTTATAGATAAGGTACGTATCCTTAGTGTAAAAGGATTAAAAAGTAATGGGTATTTTTATCCTTCTCAAAATGATATAGCAGAGAAGAAGTATCCTTTGGCACGTGATTTGTATATAATAAATTGTCAGGGATTCTCTGGTTTGGGTATGGGATTTGCATCCTTCGTTGGTGGAGATATTGGACAAAGAATAGTATTAAAATCAGGTTTGTTACCTGTACGTATTCCCACAAGGAAATTTACAATAACTAATAGTCAAAAAGATGAAAAATAA
- a CDS encoding biopolymer transporter ExbD translates to MKKKAGSTDMTAMCDVAFLLLSFFVMTATAKIPEALPVDTPASTVQSKLPEDNLATVTIGKGKVFYDLKGREVRKEALQLMGQKYGVEFTDSETETFALMEGIGVPIANLKQLIAMKTADRNKPGVQPGVPKDSLDNQLKEWIYNSRIANIKVNDKELQIAIKGDSKEEYPAIKKVMDILQEQKINNFNLVTGLRATEK, encoded by the coding sequence ATGAAGAAAAAAGCAGGGTCTACGGACATGACTGCTATGTGTGATGTGGCTTTTTTATTGTTGTCTTTCTTCGTAATGACTGCAACTGCAAAAATCCCTGAAGCATTGCCAGTTGATACCCCTGCATCAACAGTTCAGTCTAAATTGCCAGAAGATAATTTAGCAACCGTTACCATAGGTAAAGGAAAAGTATTTTATGATTTAAAAGGTAGAGAAGTTCGTAAAGAAGCTTTGCAATTGATGGGTCAAAAATATGGTGTTGAATTTACTGATAGTGAAACTGAAACATTTGCTTTGATGGAAGGTATTGGAGTTCCAATCGCTAACTTGAAACAGCTTATTGCAATGAAAACTGCGGATAGAAACAAACCAGGTGTTCAGCCAGGTGTGCCTAAAGATTCTCTTGATAATCAATTAAAAGAATGGATTTACAATTCTAGAATTGCAAATATCAAAGTGAATGACAAAGAATTGCAAATAGCTATAAAAGGTGATTCAAAAGAAGAATATCCTGCTATTAAAAAAGTAATGGATATTTTACAAGAACAAAAAATCAATAACTTCAATTTGGTTACTGGTTTGAGAGCAACTGAGAAATAA
- a CDS encoding YkgJ family cysteine cluster protein: MKNIIINLPKEAKDKHIENKKYFDKLKKKIPKNLDYLMQDLHNAEFKKTDCLKCANCCKTTGPLFTDADIERVSKYLRQKPQQFIDQYLRIDEDKDYVLQSVPCTFLDNDNACMIYDVRPKACREFPHTDRKKFQQITDLTLVNVTICPAAFNIVEEMKKKLPL; this comes from the coding sequence TTGAAAAATATAATAATCAATCTTCCCAAAGAGGCCAAAGATAAGCATATCGAAAACAAAAAGTATTTTGATAAGTTAAAAAAGAAGATTCCAAAGAATTTAGATTATTTAATGCAAGACCTGCACAACGCTGAATTTAAAAAAACGGACTGTTTAAAATGTGCTAATTGCTGTAAAACCACGGGGCCATTATTTACAGATGCCGATATTGAACGAGTTTCAAAATATTTACGGCAAAAACCACAACAGTTCATTGATCAATATCTGCGAATAGATGAGGATAAAGATTATGTTTTACAAAGCGTTCCTTGTACATTTTTAGATAATGATAATGCTTGTATGATTTATGATGTTCGTCCTAAAGCATGCAGGGAGTTTCCGCACACTGATCGAAAAAAATTTCAGCAAATCACCGATCTTACTTTAGTGAATGTTACTATTTGTCCAGCTGCCTTCAATATTGTAGAAGAGATGAAAAAAAAATTACCTTTATAG
- a CDS encoding MotA/TolQ/ExbB proton channel family protein gives MANVKKEKAANGGGMISGIIIVACIFVGWLIWNFIMGDGSNFEGGVNTGHPLPGNMLAMVYKGGPIVPVLLGLLLMVVVFSFERYAVISKAAGKGNLDQFMTNLQKDIKAGNIEGAIAACDKQKGSVANPIKSALLKYQEVKREGFDSEAAAETIHKEIEEVTSLEMPMLEKHMTVLSTMVSLGTLAGLLGTVTGMIKAFSALSAAGTPDQAALANGISEALINTATGISTSALAIIAYNFFTSKIDTLTYSIDEAGNTIVNTYRHFRSAQK, from the coding sequence ATGGCAAACGTTAAAAAAGAAAAAGCGGCGAACGGAGGAGGAATGATTTCAGGAATCATTATTGTAGCATGTATCTTTGTTGGATGGTTAATTTGGAATTTCATAATGGGTGATGGCTCTAACTTTGAAGGTGGTGTTAATACAGGTCATCCACTGCCAGGAAACATGTTAGCAATGGTATACAAAGGAGGTCCAATTGTACCAGTTTTGTTAGGATTACTTTTAATGGTTGTTGTATTCTCATTTGAGCGTTATGCTGTAATTTCAAAAGCAGCTGGTAAAGGAAATCTTGATCAGTTCATGACTAATTTACAAAAAGATATTAAAGCTGGAAATATTGAAGGAGCTATTGCTGCTTGTGACAAACAAAAAGGTTCTGTTGCTAACCCAATAAAATCTGCTTTATTGAAATACCAAGAGGTTAAAAGAGAAGGTTTTGATAGTGAAGCTGCTGCTGAAACAATTCACAAAGAAATTGAAGAAGTTACTTCATTAGAAATGCCAATGTTAGAGAAACACATGACTGTACTTTCTACAATGGTATCTTTAGGAACTCTTGCAGGATTGTTAGGAACAGTAACGGGGATGATCAAAGCATTTAGTGCATTATCTGCTGCAGGTACTCCTGATCAAGCTGCTCTTGCAAATGGTATCTCTGAGGCCTTGATTAACACGGCTACAGGTATCTCTACTTCTGCTTTGGCAATTATTGCTTACAACTTCTTTACTTCAAAAATTGATACTTTGACTTATTCTATTGATGAGGCTGGTAATACAATTGTGAACACATACAGACACTTCAGAAGTGCTCAAAAATAA
- a CDS encoding energy transducer TonB: protein MKLDIFTNQWLDIVFEGRNKAYGAYELRKTNNSTATKALIIGAIVFSFAVSMPLILGLLPDSSDGDDTLDTKIVSIKLPPKKEEVKKNLPPPPPPPPKVDQVKFVKPVVAKAEEVTEEPPKTEEIKDKKLGAETIKGDPDAVLSVEPVGTGTAAVVEEAPDNTVYSTAGIEVKPDFPGGMDKFYKFVGTNYVTPEEEGLKGKVFVSFVVEKDGSLTDIKVIRDIGYGTGKEAIRVLKKSPRWSPGVQNGKPVRVLYSLPITIQSAE from the coding sequence ATGAAATTAGATATATTCACAAACCAATGGCTTGATATTGTTTTCGAAGGTCGTAACAAAGCATACGGTGCTTACGAACTTAGAAAAACAAATAACAGTACTGCTACTAAAGCACTTATAATAGGAGCAATAGTATTTTCTTTTGCGGTTAGTATGCCACTTATTTTAGGTTTACTTCCTGATTCTTCAGATGGTGATGACACTTTAGATACTAAAATTGTTAGTATCAAGTTGCCTCCTAAAAAAGAAGAAGTAAAGAAAAACCTTCCGCCACCTCCACCACCTCCACCAAAAGTGGATCAAGTGAAGTTTGTTAAGCCAGTTGTGGCTAAAGCAGAAGAAGTTACTGAGGAGCCACCAAAAACAGAGGAAATTAAAGATAAAAAGCTAGGTGCTGAGACAATCAAAGGAGATCCAGATGCTGTTCTTAGTGTTGAGCCTGTAGGTACAGGTACTGCTGCAGTAGTTGAGGAAGCTCCAGATAACACTGTATATAGCACTGCAGGTATCGAAGTGAAACCTGACTTTCCTGGTGGGATGGATAAGTTTTACAAATTTGTTGGTACAAATTACGTAACACCGGAAGAAGAAGGTTTAAAAGGTAAAGTTTTCGTATCATTTGTTGTTGAAAAAGATGGGTCTTTAACTGATATCAAAGTTATTAGAGATATTGGTTATGGTACTGGAAAAGAAGCAATTCGTGTATTGAAAAAATCACCAAGATGGTCTCCAGGTGTTCAAAATGGTAAGCCAGTAAGGGTTTTATATTCTTTACCTATTACTATTCAATCTGCAGAATAA
- a CDS encoding biopolymer transporter ExbD, giving the protein MAELNTGDGDGKKGGKVRSKKSNSKVDLTAMVDLAFLLITFFMLTTTLSKPQSMPLGLPDKEEDKTKEKPIKVDENRTLTVMLGDNNKMVYYMGLLATPIAGPKEIAYGKEGIRAELLKRKKSVVEYTGDKDKGLIVIIKPGKKSNYRNLVDILDEMAIVGVPTNAIVNDFSPEELKLLESN; this is encoded by the coding sequence ATGGCTGAATTAAATACTGGCGACGGTGATGGCAAAAAAGGTGGTAAAGTAAGAAGTAAAAAATCCAATTCAAAAGTAGATTTAACTGCTATGGTGGATTTAGCTTTCTTATTAATTACGTTCTTTATGTTGACAACTACTCTGTCAAAACCACAATCGATGCCTCTGGGTTTACCAGATAAAGAAGAGGATAAAACCAAGGAAAAACCAATTAAAGTAGATGAAAATCGTACGTTAACAGTAATGTTAGGTGACAACAATAAAATGGTGTATTACATGGGATTGTTAGCTACACCTATAGCTGGTCCTAAAGAGATTGCTTACGGTAAAGAAGGTATTCGTGCTGAGTTATTAAAAAGAAAAAAATCAGTAGTTGAATATACAGGAGATAAAGACAAAGGTTTAATCGTTATCATTAAGCCGGGTAAAAAATCAAATTACCGTAATTTAGTAGATATACTTGATGAAATGGCTATTGTAGGTGTACCTACAAACGCTATCGTTAATGATTTCTCTCCAGAAGAATTAAAATTGTTAGAAAGTAATTAA